The Streptomyces camelliae genome window below encodes:
- a CDS encoding DUF2637 domain-containing protein, whose translation MTKKDIERYTLGAAGVVIVALTISGFWLSYAHLAEVAGQHGLRSSTTRRWAWPATLDAFIVAGELLMLRAGLRRVTDRWAIALTATGSVGSIALNVAGVNGTGSAGTVPLLDYVVAAVPPTAALLAFGVLMRQIHQLVDQPAGHPEPAPAPVPEPPATAPATLAEPPAEPAQPTVPPTAVAENRPRGGRPPSATLEELVEIGRMALAEHGTLTRSLLRNAVKAKGLTISSERQTDVMTTLRSEIEAAAETGPDSG comes from the coding sequence ATGACCAAGAAGGACATCGAGCGGTACACGCTCGGTGCGGCCGGAGTCGTCATCGTCGCCCTCACCATCAGCGGATTCTGGCTGTCGTACGCACACCTCGCCGAGGTCGCTGGTCAGCACGGGCTGCGCAGCTCCACCACCCGACGCTGGGCCTGGCCGGCGACCCTGGACGCCTTCATCGTCGCGGGCGAACTGCTCATGCTCCGCGCGGGCCTGCGCAGGGTGACCGACAGGTGGGCGATCGCCCTGACGGCCACCGGATCGGTCGGCTCCATCGCGCTCAACGTTGCCGGAGTCAACGGAACCGGCAGCGCAGGCACCGTTCCGCTGCTCGACTACGTGGTCGCCGCGGTCCCCCCGACCGCAGCCCTGCTGGCCTTCGGTGTCCTGATGCGGCAGATCCACCAGCTCGTCGACCAGCCTGCGGGCCATCCGGAACCCGCACCGGCTCCGGTGCCAGAACCACCGGCCACCGCCCCCGCCACGCTCGCCGAGCCACCGGCCGAGCCCGCCCAGCCGACCGTGCCACCGACCGCCGTTGCCGAGAACAGGCCGCGCGGTGGCCGTCCGCCCAGCGCCACGCTCGAGGAACTCGTGGAGATCGGCCGGATGGCCCTCGCCGAGCACGGCACGCTCACCCGGTCACTGCTCCGGAATGCCGTCAAGGCCAAGGGCCTGACGATCAGCAGCGAGCGGCAGACCGACGTGATGACCACCCTCCGGTCCGAAATCGAAGCCGCCGCCGAGACCGGTCCGGACAGCGGCTGA
- a CDS encoding helix-turn-helix domain-containing protein codes for MTQRGFDDGSDEDDVPEWADRIKANVAGEVRRRRKEMGWSAQDLADRCEQLGHPIPRNVIANMESGRRANLPLVDVMALAAALETYPVCLIFPVGYVEQTQELPFQHLVPTWDALRRFTGEEEVPGYDAGLVPDFELHAGLVRTALAALEEEGRARFAAKTATSRAEREEAERQRANYADQAISAKYRLRYLRRDLRQEGATPPDLPPALGDVDQPEPDTEATPEERL; via the coding sequence ATGACACAACGCGGCTTCGATGATGGAAGTGACGAGGACGACGTCCCCGAGTGGGCGGACCGGATCAAGGCCAACGTCGCCGGCGAAGTCCGGCGCAGAAGGAAGGAGATGGGGTGGAGCGCACAGGACCTGGCGGACCGGTGCGAACAGCTCGGACATCCCATCCCGCGCAACGTGATCGCCAACATGGAGTCCGGCCGCCGGGCCAACCTTCCCCTCGTGGACGTGATGGCCCTGGCCGCCGCCCTGGAGACGTACCCGGTCTGCCTGATCTTCCCGGTCGGCTACGTCGAGCAGACCCAGGAACTGCCGTTCCAGCACCTCGTGCCCACCTGGGACGCCCTGCGCCGCTTCACCGGTGAGGAGGAGGTGCCCGGCTACGACGCGGGCCTGGTCCCGGACTTCGAGCTTCACGCCGGCCTCGTCCGCACCGCTCTGGCCGCGCTCGAAGAGGAAGGACGGGCTCGGTTCGCGGCCAAGACGGCCACCAGCCGCGCCGAGCGGGAAGAGGCCGAGCGCCAGCGGGCCAATTACGCCGACCAGGCCATCTCGGCGAAGTACAGGCTCCGTTACCTCCGTCGCGACCTCCGCCAGGAGGGGGCCACCCCACCTGACCTGCCACCCGCGCTGGGCGATGTCGACCAGCCAGAACCCGATACCGAGGCCACCCCGGAGGAACGCCTTTGA
- a CDS encoding relaxase/mobilization nuclease domain-containing protein yields MIAAIKPAGSSTRGLLAYLYGPGRHDEHLDPHIVAGFAMLGMPDPGRDESATLTELARYLDEPVRLRNNEFGKKVTDHVWHCPVRAAPEDRYLSDAEWGDIAQRIIEAAGIAQVGDDLACRWIAVRHADDHIHILATTVREDGRRPKLHDSGLRVGDTCREIEKDYGLRQLKKGDRTGARRPAQGEMHKAERLGWEQTSPEWLQDRIRAAIPHVTNAEELIAYLEAGGIEVKARRGPSGDLLGYAAGRPGDVNEAGEQIYHPGSKISPDLSLPKIKARLESGRPEEHPTARRNHPSTPWQQATDALDTLHTGLADDTHAQAHIAALGELLEATAQKAPDNLRGELQAASKAFARAQRSQIRAEDRAAHALRSAARDIVHTATGPDGSALAALLAALVWATIVARRWHEAKNHAHQADAARQAVQHLQIAADRAVAPMLTDLAARPPREEARHVLVNDVRAAIPHHAERILADPAWPALATVLADAEARGHQPHQLLKQAAAQRELTSARQPARVLITRIQHTGRNPAPNRRAEAARRRSTIAASTPTQQNGSPQLSVVVVTLAEQQHRKRR; encoded by the coding sequence GTGATTGCCGCCATCAAACCGGCCGGGTCCAGCACCCGCGGCCTGCTCGCCTACCTCTACGGGCCCGGCCGCCACGACGAACACCTCGACCCGCACATCGTGGCGGGGTTCGCCATGCTCGGCATGCCCGACCCCGGCCGCGATGAGAGTGCCACCCTCACCGAACTGGCCCGCTACCTCGACGAACCCGTGCGGCTGCGCAACAACGAGTTCGGAAAGAAGGTCACCGACCACGTCTGGCACTGCCCCGTCCGCGCCGCCCCCGAGGACCGCTACCTCTCCGACGCCGAGTGGGGTGACATCGCCCAGCGCATCATCGAGGCCGCCGGCATCGCCCAAGTCGGCGACGACCTGGCCTGCCGTTGGATCGCTGTACGCCACGCCGACGACCACATCCACATCCTCGCCACCACCGTCCGCGAGGACGGCCGCCGCCCCAAACTCCACGACAGCGGCCTGCGCGTCGGCGACACCTGCCGCGAGATCGAGAAGGACTACGGGCTCCGCCAGCTGAAGAAGGGTGACCGCACCGGCGCCCGCCGGCCTGCCCAGGGCGAGATGCACAAGGCCGAACGCCTCGGCTGGGAACAGACCAGCCCCGAGTGGCTCCAGGACCGCATCCGCGCCGCCATCCCCCACGTGACCAACGCCGAGGAACTCATCGCCTACCTTGAAGCTGGCGGCATCGAGGTCAAGGCCCGGCGCGGCCCGTCAGGAGACCTCCTCGGCTACGCCGCCGGCCGCCCCGGCGACGTCAACGAGGCCGGCGAGCAGATCTACCACCCCGGAAGCAAAATCTCCCCCGACCTCTCCCTGCCCAAGATCAAGGCCCGCCTCGAATCCGGCCGGCCCGAAGAACACCCCACCGCCCGCCGCAACCACCCCAGCACCCCCTGGCAGCAGGCCACCGACGCCCTCGACACCCTCCACACCGGCCTCGCCGACGACACTCACGCCCAGGCCCACATCGCAGCCCTCGGCGAGCTGCTCGAAGCCACCGCCCAGAAGGCCCCCGACAACCTGCGCGGCGAACTCCAGGCCGCCTCCAAGGCGTTCGCCCGAGCCCAGCGCTCCCAGATCCGCGCCGAAGACCGCGCCGCCCACGCCCTGCGCAGCGCGGCACGCGACATCGTCCACACCGCCACCGGCCCCGACGGCAGCGCGCTGGCCGCCCTGCTCGCGGCTCTCGTCTGGGCCACCATCGTCGCCCGGCGCTGGCACGAAGCGAAGAACCACGCCCACCAGGCCGACGCTGCCCGCCAGGCCGTCCAGCACCTCCAGATAGCCGCAGATCGCGCCGTCGCCCCGATGCTCACCGATCTCGCAGCCCGACCGCCCAGGGAGGAAGCCCGCCATGTTCTTGTGAACGACGTACGGGCAGCCATCCCCCACCACGCCGAACGAATCCTCGCCGACCCGGCCTGGCCCGCGCTCGCCACCGTCCTCGCCGACGCCGAAGCCCGTGGTCACCAACCCCACCAGCTCCTCAAGCAGGCCGCCGCCCAACGCGAGCTGACCTCCGCCCGTCAGCCCGCCCGCGTCCTGATCACCCGCATCCAGCACACCGGCCGAAACCCGGCTCCCAACCGCCGTGCCGAAGCCGCCCGTCGGCGCTCGACCATCGCAGCTTCGACGCCCACTCAGCAGAATGGGAGCCCCCAGCTCTCGGTGGTGGTGGTGACCCTCGCCGAACAGCAGCATCGAAAGCGCCGGTAG
- a CDS encoding PP2C family protein-serine/threonine phosphatase, whose translation MTAEPGTDRSESFGEALLGAVLDRAHELPPHLIGPLVADVVERLGGRRPQVLLQDYGQLLLVPLRGEGLTGGDPQDIDASIAGRCFLDAQPVEMPEDDGVRVHLPLLDGGDQVGVMAVTLDRVDDDDRRLLARLSGLVADLLVTKHGYSDLFFSTRRGEPMSVAAEIQWSLLPPLAMVMPRVAVAGILEPAYDVAGDSFDYALNGDILHVAMIDAMGHGLGAATMATVAIGAYRHARRLGTGLSEIYAAMDAAVAHQFGPDHFVTAQMMRLDTTTGRVHLVNAGHPPPILVRDHRVARRLVAPTTLPVGMGGPAPEVTELGLERGDRVLCFTDGLIEEHAVGEEQFGEDQLIDWVNRLERTGRGVRAVARSLSHTLKRARGGHTTDDATLLLVEWRG comes from the coding sequence ATGACGGCCGAACCGGGCACGGACCGCTCCGAGAGCTTCGGGGAAGCGCTTCTGGGGGCGGTTCTCGACCGGGCGCACGAGCTCCCGCCCCACCTCATCGGACCGCTGGTCGCCGACGTGGTGGAGCGGCTCGGCGGCCGCCGTCCGCAGGTGCTGCTCCAGGACTACGGCCAGTTGCTGCTCGTACCTCTGCGCGGTGAGGGCCTCACGGGCGGGGATCCGCAGGACATCGACGCTTCCATCGCGGGCCGGTGCTTTCTCGATGCCCAGCCCGTCGAGATGCCCGAGGACGACGGCGTACGGGTCCACCTGCCGCTGCTGGACGGCGGCGACCAGGTGGGCGTCATGGCCGTGACGCTGGACCGGGTCGATGACGACGACCGGCGGCTGCTGGCCAGGCTCTCCGGCCTGGTTGCCGACCTGCTGGTGACCAAGCACGGCTACTCCGACCTGTTCTTCTCCACCCGCCGCGGTGAGCCGATGAGCGTCGCCGCCGAGATCCAGTGGTCCCTGCTGCCGCCTCTGGCCATGGTCATGCCGCGGGTCGCCGTGGCCGGGATCCTGGAGCCCGCCTACGACGTGGCGGGGGACAGCTTCGACTACGCGCTCAACGGTGACATCCTCCACGTGGCCATGATCGACGCGATGGGGCACGGCCTGGGAGCGGCCACCATGGCCACCGTGGCCATCGGCGCCTACCGTCACGCCCGCCGCCTCGGTACCGGCCTGTCGGAGATCTACGCCGCCATGGACGCAGCCGTGGCACACCAGTTCGGCCCGGACCATTTCGTCACCGCCCAGATGATGCGGCTGGACACGACCACGGGGCGGGTGCACCTGGTCAATGCGGGACACCCGCCACCGATACTCGTGCGCGATCACCGCGTCGCGCGTCGGCTGGTTGCCCCCACGACCCTCCCGGTCGGCATGGGCGGGCCGGCGCCGGAGGTCACCGAGCTGGGCTTGGAGCGCGGAGACCGCGTCCTCTGCTTCACCGACGGGCTGATCGAGGAACACGCGGTTGGTGAAGAGCAGTTTGGGGAGGACCAGCTGATCGACTGGGTGAACCGGCTGGAGAGGACCGGTCGCGGGGTCCGGGCGGTGGCGCGCTCCCTGTCGCACACCCTCAAGCGGGCGCGGGGCGGACACACGACGGACGACGCGACGCTGCTCCTCGTGGAGTGGCGCGGCTGA
- the mobC gene encoding plasmid mobilization relaxosome protein MobC — protein MAETAQRQGAQDQEAVAEGGPDPDTLHAVQREILRLVRQDAATAGEPSVKSVQPTIRRFTGEKRDARVGPLRFLDAERARLQDVAAEHGYKGDSGFAADVVMAFITGRFTANLPLSEDRRRTHHFRAQVLRQLDRIGVNVNQIARALNSDHTPPNLRQHLTELQQLLELIAEALRQPAEPAEPEKEELPA, from the coding sequence GTGGCGGAGACGGCCCAGCGCCAGGGGGCGCAGGACCAGGAGGCCGTGGCCGAGGGCGGCCCCGACCCGGACACACTCCATGCCGTCCAGCGCGAGATCCTCCGCCTCGTACGTCAAGACGCTGCCACCGCCGGCGAGCCCTCCGTGAAGAGTGTCCAGCCGACGATCCGCCGCTTCACCGGCGAAAAGCGTGATGCACGCGTCGGTCCCTTGCGTTTCCTCGATGCGGAGCGTGCCCGCCTCCAGGACGTAGCCGCCGAGCACGGCTACAAGGGCGACTCCGGGTTCGCCGCCGACGTGGTCATGGCCTTCATCACCGGACGGTTCACCGCCAACCTGCCCTTGTCCGAGGACCGCCGCCGCACCCACCACTTTCGCGCCCAGGTCCTGCGCCAGCTCGACCGGATCGGCGTCAACGTCAACCAGATCGCACGCGCCCTCAACAGCGACCACACCCCACCCAACCTCCGCCAGCACCTGACCGAACTCCAGCAACTGCTGGAGCTGATCGCCGAAGCCCTGCGCCAGCCCGCCGAGCCGGCCGAGCCGGAAAAAGAGGAACTGCCCGCGTGA
- a CDS encoding ATP-binding protein yields MTRPTTVGPAGYTETLPCEPEMARRARRLVSAALNTWGIGEMAGAGTLIVSELVGNAVRHTPCRLIRVSVRRVTNDLVRIGVTDKSHALPKMGPAAGGDETGRGLVLIDALSHRWGYDRKRWGKTVWAELAVPPC; encoded by the coding sequence ATGACCAGACCCACCACAGTCGGACCGGCCGGTTACACCGAAACCCTCCCCTGCGAGCCCGAGATGGCCCGCCGTGCCCGGCGGCTCGTCTCGGCCGCGCTGAACACCTGGGGCATAGGCGAGATGGCCGGTGCGGGCACACTGATCGTCTCCGAGCTGGTGGGCAACGCAGTCCGCCACACCCCGTGCCGTCTGATTCGGGTGTCCGTCCGACGCGTCACGAACGATCTCGTACGGATCGGCGTCACCGACAAATCCCACGCCCTGCCGAAAATGGGTCCGGCCGCCGGCGGCGATGAAACCGGGCGTGGCCTCGTACTGATCGACGCGCTGTCACACCGCTGGGGCTATGACCGAAAGCGCTGGGGCAAAACCGTCTGGGCGGAGCTGGCAGTCCCGCCATGCTGA
- a CDS encoding site-specific integrase, whose product MKGSTYRRCSCRDPKTGKELGFSCPKRRSRKHGYYSIRQELPPREDGTRRSFSRAGYESLKDAQSELDHVRSLLALADKDDPDSLQRLAAMLAEVAAEKAPLPAIEETQRRLRAGLALRGSLTVGEWLDQWFAAKKRRKTTLNGYASHIRVHLKPRIGHVRLDRLNVGHLVEMFDAIADENEVIAAENEARREQIARCKPSKPGRPVGAERKLLAAERAKLAEMKPFRKITGPATRQAIRRTLRAALNSAIAQQLITFNAASHVELESGRRPKPLLWTEERVRRWRETGEIPGAVMVWTPQQFGAFLDAAEGDRLYAIFHLMGTRGLRRGEAVGQDWHEIDLGAGLITPAKEIVVDGWDPYESEPKTDGSANTIALDSMNIAVLRDHKARQDKERADWGGAWQDTGKVFTKEDGSWLHPETVSETFRRILATTDLPPITLRDLRHVAATLTHGGGGDIHTVKETLRHSTITLTSDTYTSLLPELDREIAEKAAKLIPRSRPAAAEPSAPAAFDPQATGTSAQASHGD is encoded by the coding sequence TTGAAGGGCTCCACCTACCGCCGCTGCTCCTGCCGCGACCCGAAGACCGGTAAGGAACTCGGCTTCTCCTGCCCGAAGCGCAGGAGCCGCAAGCACGGTTACTACTCCATACGCCAGGAGCTGCCGCCCCGCGAGGACGGCACCCGTCGCTCCTTCAGCCGCGCCGGCTACGAGTCCCTCAAGGACGCCCAGTCGGAACTCGACCACGTCCGCTCCCTGCTGGCCCTCGCGGACAAGGACGACCCCGACAGCCTCCAGCGCCTCGCCGCCATGCTGGCGGAGGTCGCGGCCGAGAAGGCCCCACTGCCGGCCATCGAGGAGACCCAACGCCGTCTGCGTGCGGGCCTGGCCCTCCGTGGCAGCCTCACCGTCGGCGAGTGGCTCGACCAGTGGTTCGCCGCGAAGAAGCGCCGCAAGACCACGCTGAACGGTTACGCCTCCCACATCCGCGTCCACCTGAAGCCGCGCATCGGCCACGTGCGCCTCGACCGGCTCAACGTCGGCCACCTGGTGGAGATGTTCGACGCGATCGCCGACGAGAACGAGGTGATCGCGGCCGAGAACGAGGCCCGCCGCGAGCAGATCGCCCGCTGCAAGCCGAGCAAACCCGGGCGACCCGTAGGGGCCGAGCGAAAGCTGCTCGCGGCCGAGCGGGCCAAGCTGGCGGAGATGAAGCCGTTCCGAAAGATCACCGGCCCGGCCACCCGGCAGGCGATCCGCCGCACCCTGCGCGCGGCGCTGAATTCCGCGATCGCCCAGCAGCTCATCACCTTCAACGCGGCCTCCCACGTCGAGCTGGAGTCCGGCAGGCGCCCCAAGCCCCTCCTCTGGACCGAGGAGCGGGTCCGACGCTGGCGCGAGACGGGCGAGATCCCCGGCGCGGTCATGGTCTGGACCCCGCAGCAGTTCGGCGCCTTCCTGGACGCCGCCGAGGGTGACCGGCTGTACGCGATCTTCCACCTGATGGGCACCCGCGGCCTCCGTCGCGGCGAGGCGGTCGGCCAGGACTGGCACGAGATCGACCTCGGCGCCGGCCTCATCACTCCGGCCAAGGAGATCGTGGTCGACGGCTGGGACCCCTACGAGTCCGAGCCGAAGACAGACGGCAGCGCGAACACGATCGCGCTCGACAGCATGAACATCGCCGTGCTGCGCGACCACAAGGCCCGCCAGGACAAGGAGCGTGCGGACTGGGGCGGCGCCTGGCAGGACACGGGCAAGGTCTTCACGAAGGAGGACGGCTCCTGGCTCCACCCCGAGACGGTGTCGGAGACCTTCCGCCGTATCCTCGCCACGACCGACCTGCCCCCCATCACCCTGCGGGACCTGCGCCACGTGGCCGCGACGCTCACGCACGGAGGCGGCGGCGACATCCACACGGTGAAGGAGACCCTCCGGCACTCCACCATCACGCTGACCTCGGACACGTACACGAGCCTGCTCCCGGAGCTCGACCGCGAAATCGCTGAGAAGGCAGCGAAGCTGATCCCGCGGTCTCGTCCGGCAGCCGCCGAACCGTCCGCCCCGGCAGCGTTCGATCCGCAGGCCACCGGCACATCCGCCCAGGCATCACACGGGGATTGA
- a CDS encoding DUF5994 family protein — MTGSDTSPGSRHLPSGVHHAVRPGSALLRLETTASREGVLDGAWWPRSRDIGAELPALLSALTEHLGPLTRVGLDATAWDGLPTRIVVGDHVVHVDSFPVGDDTVLITRGDRDLFSLLVVPPDTPPEAARAAMAQAVLAGNVSEAEQILIDTGSGQRPSG, encoded by the coding sequence ATGACCGGCTCCGACACATCCCCTGGTTCCAGGCACCTGCCGAGCGGTGTGCACCATGCCGTGCGGCCGGGGAGTGCACTGCTCCGGCTGGAGACGACGGCATCGCGCGAAGGCGTCCTCGACGGGGCGTGGTGGCCACGGTCGCGCGACATCGGTGCCGAGCTGCCCGCGCTGCTGAGCGCCCTCACCGAGCACCTGGGCCCCCTGACCCGCGTCGGGCTGGATGCCACGGCCTGGGACGGGCTCCCGACCCGGATCGTCGTCGGCGACCACGTGGTACACGTGGACTCCTTCCCGGTGGGTGACGACACGGTCCTGATCACCCGGGGCGACCGGGACCTCTTCTCGCTGCTGGTGGTCCCACCGGACACGCCGCCCGAGGCCGCCCGCGCGGCGATGGCACAGGCCGTCCTGGCCGGCAACGTCAGTGAGGCGGAGCAGATCCTCATCGACACGGGAAGCGGGCAGAGGCCGTCCGGCTGA
- a CDS encoding DUF3631 domain-containing protein: MQPENPASYSTPVSPATAWPSVAVPGKPDQGEPEPTAPVDAVETPAPDPEPTVGSVLLDELRAQIAKFVILPSPEALDAVTLWVAATHLQPAWQHAPRLAVVGPAKRCGKSRLLDVLTETVHEPMLTINTTPAAVFRSITEEPPTLLVDEADTIFGTPKMAEKNEEMRGVLNAGHQRNRYVTRVVGNDHTPHRFATFAMAALAGIGDLPDTIMDRAVVIRMRRRAEGERVKPFRSRRDIPALHDLRDRIAAWARPLLDEAADLEPDMPVEDRAADTWEPLVIIADLAAGSWPRRAREACARMVAAEVEAEEDRPGGARILADIRRVFVAQREPDSLTTDELLHQLRQDAESPWAEWGRNGLNAKDLAAMLREFDIRPGNVRLPDGTQRKGYMRNKFLDPWRRYCPTAHPVDTKPATPSAD, encoded by the coding sequence GTGCAACCCGAGAACCCCGCGTCCTATTCCACCCCCGTATCCCCTGCCACCGCATGGCCGTCGGTCGCGGTGCCGGGCAAGCCCGACCAGGGCGAACCTGAGCCGACTGCGCCGGTCGATGCGGTCGAGACTCCGGCACCGGATCCGGAGCCGACCGTCGGCTCGGTGCTGCTGGACGAACTGCGTGCGCAGATAGCGAAGTTCGTGATCCTGCCCTCGCCGGAGGCGCTGGACGCGGTGACGCTGTGGGTGGCGGCGACGCACTTGCAGCCGGCCTGGCAGCACGCGCCGCGGCTGGCGGTGGTGGGGCCGGCGAAGCGGTGTGGCAAGTCGCGGCTGCTGGACGTGCTGACCGAGACGGTCCACGAACCGATGCTCACCATCAACACCACACCGGCTGCGGTCTTCCGGTCGATCACCGAGGAGCCGCCCACGCTCCTGGTGGACGAGGCGGACACCATCTTCGGCACGCCGAAGATGGCAGAGAAGAACGAGGAGATGCGCGGCGTGCTCAACGCCGGCCACCAACGCAACCGCTACGTCACGCGGGTGGTCGGCAACGACCACACCCCGCACCGGTTCGCCACCTTCGCCATGGCGGCGCTGGCGGGGATCGGTGACCTGCCCGACACGATCATGGATCGGGCTGTGGTGATCCGTATGCGCCGCCGGGCGGAGGGCGAGCGCGTCAAGCCCTTCCGCTCCCGACGCGACATCCCCGCTCTGCACGACCTGCGCGACCGGATCGCTGCATGGGCAAGGCCGCTGCTGGATGAGGCAGCGGACCTGGAGCCGGACATGCCGGTGGAGGACCGGGCCGCCGACACCTGGGAGCCGTTGGTCATCATCGCGGACCTGGCCGCCGGATCCTGGCCCCGTCGCGCCCGAGAAGCGTGCGCACGGATGGTCGCCGCAGAGGTCGAGGCAGAGGAGGACCGGCCCGGGGGAGCCCGAATCCTCGCCGACATCCGCAGGGTGTTCGTAGCCCAGCGCGAGCCCGACAGCCTTACCACGGACGAACTACTCCACCAGCTCCGGCAGGATGCCGAGAGCCCCTGGGCGGAGTGGGGACGCAATGGGCTGAACGCCAAGGACCTGGCAGCGATGCTCCGGGAGTTCGATATCAGGCCCGGCAACGTTCGCCTCCCCGATGGAACCCAGCGCAAGGGCTACATGCGCAACAAGTTCCTCGACCCCTGGCGGCGCTACTGCCCCACTGCCCACCCAGTGGACACCAAGCCTGCCACCCCCAGCGCAGACTGA
- a CDS encoding DUF6879 family protein: MSQSGVPSFAELLAGTRRSAVHLEMRDAYGVGDEAQEFEEFKRTGHVDLDPTARWWPGWLGMVREAVGRGVVMRRARIVSEPVTDYIRWEHAATPLNVEAGELVRWLPRRRAVDIALPGADFWLFDDRLVQFNIFTGDGDWADPPKEFSEDPAVVKLCSDAFEAVWERAVDHEKYAV, translated from the coding sequence ATGTCGCAGAGCGGCGTGCCGAGCTTCGCTGAGCTGCTGGCCGGTACCCGCCGCAGCGCGGTGCACCTGGAGATGCGCGACGCGTACGGCGTCGGTGACGAGGCGCAGGAGTTCGAGGAGTTCAAGCGCACCGGCCACGTCGATCTCGATCCGACGGCGCGGTGGTGGCCTGGCTGGCTGGGCATGGTGCGGGAGGCTGTCGGCCGTGGCGTGGTGATGCGTCGAGCCAGGATCGTCTCCGAGCCCGTGACGGACTACATCCGCTGGGAACACGCCGCCACCCCGCTGAACGTCGAGGCGGGTGAACTGGTGCGCTGGCTGCCCCGCCGTCGGGCCGTGGACATCGCCCTGCCGGGAGCCGACTTCTGGCTGTTCGACGACCGCCTGGTGCAGTTCAACATCTTCACCGGGGACGGCGATTGGGCCGATCCACCCAAGGAATTCAGCGAGGACCCCGCCGTGGTCAAGCTGTGCTCCGACGCTTTCGAGGCCGTGTGGGAGCGTGCCGTCGACCACGAGAAGTACGCCGTCTGA
- a CDS encoding helix-turn-helix domain-containing protein — translation MPASPSSSAQAAREALAVRLTHLRKDAGLTGKELSARCGWHPAKTTRIQKAEVQPTDVDIRAWCAACGAADQADDLIATARAVDSMYVEWRRSHRMGMRKTQEHFYGLYAQTGVTRAYVSNVVPGFFQTPAYATALMEAITDFQGTPNDVSEAVAARVARSRFLYEGGHRFIVLMEECVLRYRVGDAETMAGQLRHLLAVMPLPSVSLGVIPFTVQRTMWPLEAFYLHDGTRSVVETLTAEVNVVQPRELADYRKAFGELTKMAVHGNAARALINAAIDSLG, via the coding sequence ATGCCCGCCTCTCCCTCGTCCAGCGCTCAGGCCGCCCGTGAAGCGCTCGCCGTGCGCCTGACGCACCTTCGCAAGGACGCCGGCCTCACCGGGAAGGAACTCTCCGCCCGGTGCGGCTGGCACCCCGCGAAAACCACCCGCATCCAAAAAGCCGAGGTACAGCCCACCGACGTGGACATCCGCGCCTGGTGCGCTGCCTGTGGCGCCGCTGACCAGGCCGACGACCTGATCGCCACGGCCCGCGCCGTCGACTCGATGTACGTGGAGTGGCGCAGGAGCCACCGGATGGGCATGCGCAAGACCCAGGAGCACTTCTACGGCCTCTACGCGCAGACCGGCGTCACACGCGCGTACGTCTCCAACGTCGTACCCGGCTTCTTCCAGACCCCCGCGTACGCCACAGCCCTGATGGAAGCCATCACCGACTTCCAGGGAACCCCCAACGACGTCTCGGAGGCCGTCGCGGCCCGCGTCGCCCGGAGCCGGTTCCTGTACGAGGGCGGACACCGGTTCATCGTGCTCATGGAGGAGTGCGTCCTGCGCTACCGCGTGGGCGACGCCGAGACGATGGCCGGACAGCTGAGGCATCTGCTGGCCGTGATGCCGCTCCCTTCCGTCTCCCTGGGCGTCATCCCCTTCACCGTGCAGAGGACCATGTGGCCGCTGGAGGCGTTCTACCTCCATGACGGCACACGCAGCGTCGTGGAAACCCTCACGGCCGAGGTCAACGTGGTGCAACCGCGCGAACTTGCCGACTATCGCAAGGCGTTCGGTGAGCTGACGAAGATGGCTGTCCACGGCAACGCCGCCCGCGCTCTGATCAACGCGGCGATCGACTCCCTCGGATGA
- a CDS encoding DUF5994 family protein, whose product MPLARLRLTPEASHGPLDGAWWPRCDALELELPALVGSLDPGRGTVTRVTVGAAAWPDAPLTVSAPDHVIEVVLSDAAAEEHAITLDCGTLGRWELLVVPPDEPAGTAERLLTAAADPWNPLSAQRTLAHVEDGFGREGAGEQHGP is encoded by the coding sequence ATGCCGCTGGCACGGCTGAGGCTCACGCCGGAGGCCAGCCACGGCCCGCTGGACGGAGCGTGGTGGCCGCGTTGCGACGCCCTGGAACTGGAGCTGCCCGCGCTCGTGGGCTCGCTCGACCCCGGCCGTGGCACGGTCACCCGCGTCACGGTGGGCGCTGCGGCCTGGCCTGACGCGCCACTGACCGTGTCGGCGCCGGACCACGTGATCGAGGTCGTCCTGAGCGACGCCGCCGCCGAGGAGCATGCCATCACCCTGGACTGCGGCACCCTGGGGCGCTGGGAGCTGCTGGTCGTCCCGCCCGACGAGCCGGCCGGAACCGCCGAACGCCTGCTGACCGCCGCCGCCGATCCGTGGAATCCGCTGTCGGCTCAGCGCACCTTGGCACATGTCGAGGACGGCTTCGGCCGGGAGGGCGCAGGGGAACAGCACGGCCCATGA